A genomic stretch from Hymenobacter sp. BRD128 includes:
- a CDS encoding gliding motility-associated C-terminal domain-containing protein, producing MVKLTAQGVKQWDVTLGGRNYEDLRDVIQTLDGGYALAGSSYSDVSGDKTQPSKGMADRWIVKLDMQGIKQWDLGLGGVSFEDSNTILQNIDGSYVVLGSSESGISGDKSEPSRGSYDYWLTKLVPVVATPVTIAGDSVLCMGSRVQLTATGGLNAHYAWNTGATTASIFVSQGGTYTVQATYPTGLKASAAFHVVARPLIPNFSLGADTILCVGQQTLLRGPIPASPGAIYRWSDGSTGTELLVQQAGTYQLTISGCNSQTATRQISVAVCPVTIPNVITPNGDHYNDNFVIKGLPAGQWSLTIYNRWGAQVYRTENYQAEWGETAASGIYYYQLHQLSNTTVYKGWVEVIK from the coding sequence GTGGTGAAGCTTACTGCACAAGGTGTCAAACAGTGGGATGTTACGCTAGGAGGCCGAAACTACGAGGACTTACGAGATGTAATTCAAACTTTAGACGGAGGATACGCGCTGGCTGGAAGTTCATATTCAGATGTCTCAGGGGATAAGACCCAGCCCAGTAAAGGAATGGCAGATAGATGGATAGTTAAGCTTGATATGCAAGGGATTAAGCAATGGGACTTGGGACTTGGTGGTGTATCTTTTGAAGATAGTAACACCATCCTGCAAAATATCGATGGTAGCTATGTGGTACTTGGTTCGTCGGAATCAGGAATTTCAGGTGACAAGTCAGAACCCAGCCGCGGAAGCTACGATTATTGGCTAACTAAACTGGTGCCGGTAGTAGCTACGCCAGTAACTATAGCCGGTGATTCAGTCTTGTGTATGGGAAGCCGAGTGCAACTCACTGCCACGGGTGGACTTAATGCTCATTATGCATGGAATACTGGGGCCACTACGGCCAGCATTTTTGTGAGCCAGGGGGGCACTTACACTGTGCAGGCCACCTACCCTACGGGTCTAAAAGCCTCGGCAGCCTTCCATGTTGTGGCCCGCCCACTCATTCCCAACTTCTCACTCGGGGCCGATACAATACTGTGTGTCGGCCAGCAAACACTCTTACGCGGGCCAATACCAGCCTCGCCTGGCGCAATATATCGATGGTCAGATGGCTCCACAGGTACAGAATTACTGGTGCAGCAGGCTGGTACTTACCAGCTCACTATAAGCGGCTGTAATTCTCAAACTGCCACGCGTCAGATTAGCGTGGCTGTTTGCCCGGTAACCATTCCGAATGTTATTACTCCTAATGGCGACCATTATAATGACAATTTTGTGATCAAAGGATTACCGGCTGGTCAATGGTCGCTTACTATTTACAACCGCTGGGGCGCGCAGGTATATAGAACTGAAAACTACCAAGCGGAGTGGGGAGAGACGGCGGCTTCTGGGATCTATTATTACCAGCTACACCAATTGAGTAATACCACTGTTTATAAAGGGTGGGTAGAAGTAATTAAATAA